The Enterobacter asburiae genome window below encodes:
- the trxA gene encoding thioredoxin TrxA, whose translation MSDKIIHLTDDSFDTDVLKADGLILVDFWAEWCGPCKMIAPILDEIADEYQGKLTVAKLNIDQNPGTAPKYGIRGIPTLLLFKNGEVAATKVGALSKGQLKEFLDANLA comes from the coding sequence ATGAGCGATAAAATTATTCACCTGACTGACGACAGTTTTGACACGGACGTACTTAAGGCTGACGGGCTGATCCTCGTCGATTTCTGGGCTGAATGGTGTGGTCCTTGCAAAATGATCGCCCCGATTCTGGATGAGATCGCCGACGAATATCAGGGCAAACTGACCGTTGCCAAGCTGAACATCGACCAGAACCCGGGCACCGCACCAAAATACGGTATCCGTGGCATCCCAACCCTTCTGCTGTTCAAAAACGGCGAAGTGGCAGCGACCAAAGTGGGCGCGCTGTCCAAAGGTCAACTGAAAGAGTTCCTGGACGCTAACCTGGCGTAA
- the ilvC gene encoding ketol-acid reductoisomerase encodes MANYFNTLNLRQQLAQLGKCRFMARDEFADGASYLQGKKVVIVGCGAQGLNQGLNMRDSGLDISYALRKEAIAEKRASWRKATENGFKVGTYEELIPQADLVVNLTPDKQHSDVVRSVQPLMKDGAALGYSHGFNIVEVGEQIRKDITVVMVAPKCPGTEVREEYKRGFGVPTLIAVHPENDPKGEGMAIAKAWAAATGGHRAGVLESSFVAEVKSDLMGEQTILCGMLQAGSLLCFDKLVEEGTDPAYAEKLIQFGWETITEALKQGGITLMMDRLSNPAKLRAYALSEQLKTIMAPLFQKHMDDIISGEFSSGMMADWANDDKNLLTWREETGKTAFETAPQYEGKIGEQEYFDKGVLMIAMVKAGVELAFETMVDSGIIEESAYYESLHELPLIANTIARKRLYEMNVVISDTAEYGNYLFSYACVPLLKEFMTTLQTGDLGKAIAEGAVDNAQLRDVNEAIRSHQIEKVGHKLRGYMTDMKRIAVAG; translated from the coding sequence ATGGCTAACTACTTTAATACACTGAACTTGCGCCAGCAGCTGGCGCAGCTGGGCAAATGCCGCTTCATGGCGCGCGACGAATTTGCCGATGGCGCGAGCTACCTTCAGGGTAAAAAAGTGGTCATCGTCGGCTGTGGCGCACAGGGTCTGAACCAGGGCCTGAACATGCGTGACTCCGGTCTGGATATCTCCTACGCTCTGCGCAAAGAAGCAATTGCCGAGAAGCGTGCTTCCTGGCGCAAAGCGACCGAAAACGGCTTCAAAGTGGGCACCTACGAAGAGCTGATCCCGCAGGCGGATCTGGTGGTTAACCTGACCCCGGACAAGCAGCACTCTGACGTAGTGCGTTCCGTACAGCCGCTGATGAAAGACGGCGCCGCGCTGGGTTACTCCCACGGCTTCAACATCGTTGAAGTGGGCGAACAGATCCGTAAAGACATCACCGTGGTGATGGTGGCGCCGAAGTGCCCGGGTACGGAAGTACGCGAAGAGTACAAGCGTGGCTTCGGCGTGCCGACCCTGATCGCGGTTCACCCGGAAAACGATCCGAAAGGCGAAGGCATGGCGATTGCCAAAGCATGGGCAGCAGCGACCGGCGGTCACCGTGCGGGCGTGCTGGAATCTTCCTTCGTTGCCGAAGTGAAATCTGACCTGATGGGTGAGCAGACCATTCTGTGCGGCATGCTGCAGGCCGGTTCTCTGCTGTGCTTCGACAAGCTGGTGGAAGAAGGCACCGACCCGGCCTACGCGGAAAAACTGATTCAGTTCGGCTGGGAAACCATCACCGAAGCGCTGAAGCAGGGCGGTATTACGCTGATGATGGACCGTCTGTCCAACCCGGCAAAACTGCGTGCTTACGCGCTGTCTGAACAGCTGAAAACCATCATGGCACCGCTGTTCCAGAAACACATGGACGACATCATCTCCGGCGAATTCTCTTCCGGCATGATGGCGGACTGGGCGAACGACGATAAAAACCTGCTGACCTGGCGTGAAGAGACCGGTAAAACTGCGTTCGAAACCGCGCCACAGTATGAAGGTAAAATCGGCGAGCAGGAGTACTTCGATAAAGGCGTACTGATGATCGCGATGGTGAAAGCAGGCGTTGAGCTGGCGTTCGAAACCATGGTGGATTCCGGCATTATCGAAGAGTCTGCGTACTACGAATCTCTGCACGAGCTGCCGCTGATCGCGAACACCATCGCCCGTAAGCGTCTGTACGAAATGAACGTGGTAATCTCTGATACCGCAGAATACGGTAACTACCTGTTCTCTTACGCCTGCGTACCGCTGCTGAAAGAGTTTATGACCACTCTGCAGACGGGCGATCTGGGCAAAGCGATTGCGGAAGGTGCCGTGGATAACGCGCAGCTGCGTGATGTGAACGAAGCGATTCGCAGCCACCAGATCGAGAAAGTGGGTCACAAACTGCGTGGCTACATGACCGATATGAAGCGTATCGCGGTAGCGGGCTAA
- the gppA gene encoding guanosine-5'-triphosphate,3'-diphosphate diphosphatase, producing the protein MLSSTSLYAAIDLGSNSFHMLVVREVAGSIQTLTRIKRKVRLAAGLSSDNHLSPEAMERGWQCLRLFAERLQDIPHAQITVVATATLRLAVNAVDFIARAQEILGCPVQVISGEEEARLIYQGVAHTTGGDDRRLVVDIGGASTELVTGTGAQATSLFSLSMGCVTWLERYFTDRNLGKENFDEAENAAREVLRPVMDELRYHGWKVCVGASGTVQALQEIMMAQGMDERITLAKLQQLKQRAIQCGRLEELEIEGLTLERALVFPSGLAILIAIFTELNIQCMTLAGGALREGLVYGMLHLSVDQDIRSRTLRNVQRRFLVDIDQAGRVSQLASRFADRVANVWDLDHLSRDLLLSACALHEVGLSIDFKQAPAHAAYLVRNLDLPGYTPAQKKLLATLLLNQTNAVDLSSLHQQNAVPPRVAEHMCRLLRLAILFASRRRDDLLPAINLVADDEKLSLTLPENWIDRHPLGAEMIEQECQWQSYVHWVLEVK; encoded by the coding sequence ATGCTCAGCTCCACCTCGCTTTATGCGGCAATTGATCTCGGTTCGAATAGTTTTCATATGCTGGTTGTGCGCGAGGTGGCGGGAAGCATACAAACGCTGACGCGCATCAAGCGCAAGGTCCGCCTCGCGGCGGGCCTGAGCAGCGATAATCACCTCTCACCTGAGGCCATGGAACGTGGCTGGCAGTGTCTGCGGCTCTTTGCCGAGCGTCTGCAGGATATCCCGCATGCCCAAATCACCGTGGTCGCCACTGCGACACTCCGCCTGGCGGTTAACGCCGTGGATTTCATTGCCAGAGCGCAGGAAATTCTGGGTTGTCCGGTACAGGTTATCAGCGGTGAAGAAGAAGCTCGCCTGATTTACCAGGGCGTTGCGCACACCACGGGAGGTGACGATCGCCGTCTGGTGGTGGATATTGGCGGTGCCAGTACCGAGCTTGTGACCGGCACCGGCGCGCAGGCAACGTCGCTGTTCAGCCTGTCGATGGGCTGCGTGACCTGGCTTGAGCGCTACTTTACCGATCGGAACCTGGGCAAAGAGAACTTCGACGAGGCAGAAAACGCCGCGCGCGAGGTGTTACGCCCGGTGATGGACGAGCTGCGCTATCACGGCTGGAAAGTCTGCGTGGGTGCCTCGGGTACCGTGCAAGCTCTGCAGGAAATCATGATGGCACAGGGAATGGACGAGCGGATTACGCTTGCCAAGCTTCAGCAGCTGAAACAGCGCGCTATTCAGTGCGGGCGCCTGGAAGAGCTGGAAATTGAAGGCCTGACGCTGGAACGCGCGCTGGTCTTCCCGAGCGGGCTGGCTATTCTTATCGCCATTTTCACCGAGCTGAACATCCAGTGTATGACCCTGGCCGGCGGCGCGCTGCGCGAAGGTCTGGTCTATGGGATGTTGCATCTGTCGGTCGATCAGGACATCCGCAGCCGTACCCTGCGCAACGTTCAGCGTCGTTTTCTGGTTGATATCGATCAGGCAGGACGCGTATCGCAGCTGGCGTCACGCTTCGCCGATCGGGTTGCTAACGTCTGGGATCTTGATCATCTGAGCCGGGATTTACTGCTGAGCGCCTGCGCGCTCCATGAAGTCGGACTGAGCATTGATTTTAAGCAGGCACCGGCTCACGCAGCGTATCTGGTACGCAACCTTGATTTACCGGGCTATACACCCGCGCAGAAAAAATTGCTGGCAACGCTGCTGCTGAACCAGACCAATGCCGTCGATCTCTCCTCTTTGCATCAGCAAAACGCCGTCCCGCCGCGCGTGGCCGAGCATATGTGCCGCCTGCTGCGTCTGGCGATCCTGTTTGCCAGCCGCCGCCGCGATGATTTGCTGCCCGCCATTAATCTGGTGGCCGATGACGAGAAGCTTTCGCTGACGCTGCCGGAGAACTGGATTGATCGTCACCCGTTAGGGGCAGAAATGATCGAGCAGGAATGCCAGTGGCAGAGCTATGTGCACTGGGTGCTTGAGGTAAAGTAA
- the rho gene encoding transcription termination factor Rho gives MNLTELKNTPVSELITLGENMGLENQARMRKQDIIFAILKQHAKSGEDIFGDGVLEILQDGFGFLRSADSSYLAGPDDIYVSPSQIRRFNLRTGDTISGKIRPPKEGERYFALLKVNEVNFDKPENSRNKILFENLTPLHANSRLRMERGNGSTEDLTARVLDLASPIGRGQRGLIVAPPKAGKTMLLQNIAQSIAYNHPDCVLMVLLIDERPEEVTEMQRLVKGEVVASTFDEPASRHVQVAEMVIEKAKRLVEHKKDVIILLDSITRLARAYNTVVPASGKVLTGGVDANALHRPKRFFGAARNVEEGGSLTIIATALIDTGSKMDEVIYEEFKGTGNMELHLSRKIAEKRVFPAIDYNRSGTRKEELLTTQEELQKMWILRKIIHPMGEIDAMEFLINKLAMTKTNDDFFDMMKRS, from the coding sequence ATGAATCTTACCGAATTAAAGAATACGCCGGTTTCTGAGCTGATCACTCTCGGCGAAAATATGGGGCTGGAAAACCAGGCTCGTATGCGCAAGCAGGACATCATTTTCGCCATCCTGAAGCAGCACGCTAAGAGTGGCGAAGATATCTTTGGCGACGGTGTGCTGGAGATATTGCAAGACGGATTTGGTTTCCTCCGCTCTGCAGACAGCTCCTACCTCGCCGGCCCTGACGACATCTACGTATCCCCCAGCCAAATCCGCCGTTTCAACCTCCGCACTGGTGACACCATTTCAGGTAAGATTCGTCCTCCTAAAGAGGGTGAACGCTACTTTGCGCTGTTGAAAGTCAATGAAGTTAACTTCGACAAACCGGAAAACTCGCGTAATAAGATCCTCTTCGAGAACTTAACGCCGCTGCACGCGAACTCTCGCCTGCGCATGGAGCGTGGTAACGGTTCTACTGAAGACTTAACCGCGCGTGTTCTGGATCTGGCATCACCAATTGGTCGCGGCCAGCGTGGTCTGATTGTGGCACCGCCAAAAGCGGGTAAAACCATGCTGCTGCAGAACATCGCGCAGAGCATTGCCTATAATCACCCAGACTGCGTGCTGATGGTGCTGCTGATTGACGAACGTCCGGAAGAAGTGACCGAGATGCAGCGTCTGGTTAAAGGTGAAGTGGTTGCTTCTACCTTCGACGAGCCAGCATCTCGCCACGTTCAGGTTGCGGAAATGGTTATCGAGAAGGCGAAACGCCTGGTTGAGCACAAGAAAGACGTGATCATCCTGCTCGACTCCATCACCCGTCTGGCGCGTGCCTACAACACCGTGGTTCCAGCGTCCGGTAAAGTGCTGACCGGTGGTGTGGATGCTAACGCCCTGCATCGTCCGAAACGCTTCTTCGGTGCCGCACGTAACGTGGAAGAGGGCGGAAGCCTGACCATCATCGCGACGGCGCTGATCGATACCGGTTCAAAAATGGACGAAGTGATTTACGAAGAATTTAAAGGTACAGGTAACATGGAACTGCACCTTTCTCGTAAAATCGCTGAAAAACGCGTCTTCCCGGCTATCGACTACAATCGTTCCGGTACCCGTAAAGAAGAGCTGCTCACCACGCAGGAAGAGCTGCAGAAAATGTGGATCCTGCGCAAAATCATCCATCCAATGGGTGAAATTGACGCGATGGAGTTCCTCATTAATAAACTGGCGATGACCAAAACCAACGACGATTTCTTCGACATGATGAAACGCTCGTAA
- the rep gene encoding DNA helicase Rep, with protein sequence MRLNPGQQQAVEFVTGPCLVLAGAGSGKTRVITNKIAHLIHNCGYQARHIAAVTFTNKAAREMKERVAQTLGRKEARGLMISTFHTLGLDIIKREYAALGMKSNFSLFDDTDQVALLKELTEGLIEDDKVLLQQLISTISNWKNDLMTPAQAAAIAKGERDRIFAHCYGLYDAHMKACNVLDFDDLILLPTLLLQRNEEVRERWQNKIRYLLVDEYQDTNTSQYELVKLLVGQRARFTVVGDDDQSIYSWRGARPQNLVLLSKDFPALQVIKLEQNYRSSGRILKAANILIANNPHVFEKRLFSELGYGTELKVLSANNEDHEAERVTGELIAHHFVNKTEYKDYAILYRGNHQSRVFEKMLMQNRIPYKISGGTSFFSRPEIKDLLAYLRVLTNPDDDSAFLRIVNTPKREIGPATLQKLGEWAMTRNKSMFTASFDMGLSQTLTGRGYDSLTRFTHWLGEVQRLAEREPVAAVRDLIHGIDYESWLYETSASPKAAEMRMKNVNQLFSWMTEMLEGSEIDEPMTLTQVVTRFTLRDMMERGESEEEADQVQLMTLHASKGLEFPYVYLVGMEEGLLPHQSSIDEDNVDEERRLAYVGITRAQKELTFTLCKERRQYGELVRPEPSRFLLELPQDDVIWEQERKVITAEERMHKGQANVANIRAMLAKAKEKG encoded by the coding sequence ATGCGTTTAAACCCTGGACAACAACAAGCGGTCGAATTCGTTACTGGACCATGCCTGGTGCTGGCAGGGGCCGGTTCGGGTAAAACCCGCGTGATCACCAACAAAATCGCCCATCTGATCCACAACTGCGGATATCAGGCGCGACACATTGCGGCGGTCACCTTTACCAATAAAGCGGCGCGCGAGATGAAAGAGCGCGTCGCTCAGACGCTGGGCCGTAAAGAGGCGCGCGGCCTGATGATCTCCACCTTCCACACGCTGGGGCTGGATATCATCAAACGCGAGTATGCGGCGCTGGGAATGAAGTCCAACTTTTCGCTCTTCGATGACACCGATCAGGTGGCGCTGCTCAAAGAGCTCACCGAGGGGCTGATCGAAGATGACAAAGTGCTGTTGCAGCAGCTGATCTCGACGATCTCGAACTGGAAAAACGATCTGATGACGCCGGCCCAGGCCGCGGCGATCGCCAAAGGCGAACGGGATCGGATCTTCGCCCACTGCTACGGTCTGTACGATGCGCATATGAAAGCGTGCAACGTGCTGGACTTTGACGACCTGATCCTGCTGCCCACGCTGCTGCTGCAGCGCAATGAAGAAGTGCGCGAGCGTTGGCAGAACAAAATCCGCTACCTGCTGGTGGATGAATATCAGGACACCAACACCAGCCAGTATGAGCTGGTGAAGCTGCTGGTGGGGCAGCGCGCGCGTTTCACCGTGGTAGGCGATGACGACCAGTCGATTTACTCCTGGCGCGGCGCGCGCCCGCAAAACCTGGTGCTGCTGAGCAAAGATTTCCCGGCCCTGCAGGTGATTAAGCTGGAGCAAAACTACCGATCCTCCGGGCGTATCCTGAAGGCGGCAAACATCCTGATTGCCAATAACCCGCACGTATTCGAGAAGCGTCTCTTCTCCGAACTGGGCTACGGCACGGAGCTGAAAGTGCTCAGCGCCAACAATGAGGATCATGAAGCGGAGCGCGTGACGGGCGAGCTCATCGCTCACCACTTCGTCAACAAAACCGAATATAAGGATTACGCGATCCTCTATCGCGGCAATCACCAGTCGCGCGTCTTTGAAAAGATGCTGATGCAGAACCGCATTCCGTACAAAATCTCGGGCGGCACGTCGTTCTTCTCACGACCAGAAATCAAAGATCTGCTGGCCTACCTGCGCGTGCTCACGAACCCGGATGACGACAGCGCGTTTCTGCGCATCGTGAATACGCCAAAACGCGAGATTGGCCCGGCGACGCTGCAAAAGCTCGGCGAGTGGGCGATGACCCGCAACAAAAGTATGTTTACCGCCAGCTTCGACATGGGGCTGAGCCAGACGTTAACCGGACGCGGGTATGACTCGTTAACCCGCTTCACCCACTGGCTCGGCGAAGTGCAGCGTCTCGCGGAGCGCGAGCCGGTGGCGGCAGTGCGCGATCTCATTCACGGCATCGACTATGAGTCCTGGCTGTATGAAACCTCAGCCAGCCCGAAGGCGGCAGAGATGCGCATGAAAAACGTTAACCAGCTCTTCAGCTGGATGACCGAAATGCTCGAGGGCTCTGAAATCGACGAGCCAATGACCCTGACGCAGGTGGTCACTCGCTTTACCCTGCGCGACATGATGGAGCGCGGCGAGAGCGAAGAAGAGGCCGATCAGGTTCAGCTGATGACGCTGCATGCGTCAAAAGGGCTGGAGTTCCCGTATGTTTATCTGGTCGGCATGGAAGAGGGATTGTTGCCGCACCAGAGCAGCATTGATGAAGATAACGTCGACGAGGAGCGCCGTCTGGCCTACGTGGGGATCACACGCGCGCAGAAAGAGCTAACGTTCACGCTGTGTAAAGAGCGCCGCCAGTATGGTGAACTGGTACGCCCGGAGCCGAGTCGTTTCCTGCTGGAACTGCCGCAGGATGACGTGATCTGGGAACAGGAGCGCAAAGTGATTACCGCGGAAGAGCGGATGCACAAGGGTCAGGCTAACGTGGCGAACATCCGCGCCATGCTGGCAAAAGCCAAAGAGAAAGGATAA
- the wecA gene encoding UDP-N-acetylglucosamine--undecaprenyl-phosphate N-acetylglucosaminephosphotransferase yields the protein MNLLDTFTELTSIFLFTTCFLFLARKVAKYLGLVDKPNFRKRHQGMIPLVGGISVFAGICFTFAIADYYIPHARLYLTCATVLVVVGALDDRYDISVKIRAFVQAAVAIAMMVFAKLHLSSLGYIFGSWEMELGPFGYFLTLFAVWVAINAFNMVDGIDGLLGGLSCVSFAAIGFILWFDGQYSLAMWCFAMIAAILPYILLNLGALGRRYKVFMGDAGSTLIGFTIIWILLETTQGDVHPISPVTALWIIAIPLMDMVAIMYRRLRKGMSPFSADRQHIHHLIMRAGFTSRQAFVLITLAAAILAGIGVTAEYTHFVPEWAMLVLFLLAFSLYGYCIKRAWKVARFIKRIKRRMRRNSGKHTTLTK from the coding sequence GTGAACCTACTTGATACGTTTACTGAACTAACCAGTATTTTCTTGTTTACCACCTGCTTTTTGTTTCTGGCACGTAAGGTGGCGAAATATCTGGGGTTAGTGGATAAACCCAACTTCCGTAAGCGTCATCAAGGTATGATTCCTTTGGTCGGCGGTATCTCTGTTTTCGCGGGGATCTGCTTCACGTTTGCCATCGCGGATTACTATATTCCACATGCCAGACTGTACCTGACCTGTGCGACAGTGCTTGTGGTGGTTGGCGCTCTTGACGACCGTTATGATATTAGCGTTAAAATCCGCGCCTTCGTTCAGGCTGCTGTAGCTATCGCTATGATGGTGTTCGCTAAGCTGCACTTGAGTAGCCTGGGCTATATTTTTGGCTCCTGGGAGATGGAACTCGGTCCGTTCGGTTATTTCCTGACACTTTTTGCCGTGTGGGTGGCAATTAACGCGTTCAACATGGTTGACGGTATCGATGGTTTATTGGGAGGCTTGTCCTGCGTCTCATTTGCCGCAATTGGTTTCATTTTATGGTTCGATGGGCAATATAGCCTTGCTATGTGGTGTTTTGCCATGATTGCGGCCATCCTGCCTTATATCCTGTTGAATCTCGGCGCATTGGGCCGGCGTTATAAAGTATTCATGGGTGATGCGGGTAGCACACTTATCGGCTTTACTATCATTTGGATCTTGCTGGAAACCACTCAGGGTGATGTACACCCCATTAGCCCAGTAACGGCATTATGGATTATCGCTATCCCGTTAATGGACATGGTTGCGATTATGTATCGCCGCCTGCGTAAAGGGATGAGTCCTTTCTCTGCTGACCGTCAGCACATTCATCATTTGATCATGCGAGCCGGATTCACTTCCCGGCAAGCATTTGTGCTTATTACGCTGGCGGCTGCTATTCTAGCGGGGATTGGCGTGACGGCGGAATATACACATTTTGTGCCTGAATGGGCTATGTTGGTATTGTTCTTGCTAGCTTTTTCTCTCTACGGCTACTGCATCAAGCGTGCATGGAAGGTAGCACGCTTCATTAAACGTATTAAGCGCAGGATGCGTCGTAACAGTGGCAAACATACAACATTAACTAAGTAA
- the ilvY gene encoding HTH-type transcriptional activator IlvY: protein MDLRDLKMFLHLAESRHFGRSARAMHVSPSTLSRQIQRLEEDLGQPLFVRDNRTVTLTEAGEELRIFAQQTLLQYQQLRHSIDQQGPSLSGELHIFCSVTAAYSHLPPILDRFRAAHPSVEIKLTTGDASDAMEKVVTGEADLAIAGKPETLPGAVAFSMLENLAVVLIAPALPCPVRNQVSVEKPDWSTVPFIMADQGPVRRRIELWFRRQKISNPSIYATVSGHEAMVSMVALGCGVALLPEVVLENSPEPVRNRVMILERSDEKTPFELGVCAQKKRLHEPLIDAFWTILPNH, encoded by the coding sequence GTGGATTTACGCGATCTAAAAATGTTCCTGCACCTGGCGGAAAGCCGCCATTTTGGCCGCAGCGCCCGGGCGATGCACGTTAGCCCCTCCACGCTTTCACGCCAGATCCAGCGGCTTGAGGAAGACCTCGGCCAGCCGCTGTTCGTGCGCGACAACCGCACCGTCACCCTCACGGAAGCGGGTGAAGAGCTGCGCATTTTTGCCCAGCAGACGCTGTTGCAGTACCAGCAGCTGCGGCACTCGATTGACCAGCAGGGGCCGTCCCTTTCCGGCGAACTGCATATTTTCTGCTCCGTCACAGCCGCCTATAGCCATCTGCCGCCCATCCTTGACCGCTTCCGCGCGGCGCATCCGTCGGTTGAAATTAAGCTCACCACCGGCGACGCCTCCGACGCAATGGAAAAAGTGGTGACGGGCGAAGCGGATCTCGCTATTGCCGGGAAACCCGAAACTCTGCCGGGTGCGGTGGCATTCTCAATGCTGGAGAATCTGGCGGTGGTGCTGATCGCGCCGGCGCTGCCCTGCCCGGTGCGTAATCAGGTGTCGGTGGAAAAACCGGACTGGTCGACGGTACCGTTTATCATGGCCGATCAGGGGCCGGTGCGCCGCCGCATCGAGCTGTGGTTCCGCCGTCAGAAAATCAGCAACCCGTCGATTTACGCCACGGTCAGCGGCCACGAGGCGATGGTGTCGATGGTGGCGCTCGGCTGCGGCGTGGCGCTGCTGCCGGAAGTGGTGCTGGAAAACAGCCCGGAGCCCGTTCGTAATCGCGTGATGATTCTGGAGCGCAGCGACGAGAAGACGCCGTTTGAGCTTGGCGTGTGCGCACAAAAAAAGCGGCTGCATGAGCCGCTTATTGATGCGTTCTGGACGATATTGCCGAACCACTAA
- the rhlB gene encoding ATP-dependent RNA helicase RhlB, with product MSKTHLTEQKFSDFALHPKVIEALENKGFHNCTPIQALALPLTLAGRDVAGQAQTGTGKTMAFLTSTFHYLLSHPAIADRKVNQPRALIMAPTRELAVQIHADAEPLAHSTGLKLGLAYGGDGYDKQLKVLESGVDILIGTTGRLIDYAKQNHINLGAIQVVVLDEADRMYDLGFIKDIRWLFRRMPPANQRLNMLFSATLSYRVRELAFEQMNNAEYVEVEPEQKTGHRIKEELFYPSNEEKMRLLQTLIEEEWPDRAIIFANTKHRCEDIWGHLAADGHRVGLLTGDVAQKKRLRILEEFTRGDLDILVATDVAARGLHIPAVTHVFNYDLPDDCEDYVHRIGRTGRAGASGHSISLACEEYALNLPAIETYIGHSIPQSKYNPEALLSELPPPKRLTRPRSGNGPRRSGGAPRNRRRSG from the coding sequence ATGAGCAAAACACATTTAACAGAACAGAAGTTTTCCGACTTCGCGCTGCACCCGAAGGTGATTGAAGCCCTTGAAAATAAAGGGTTTCATAACTGCACGCCCATTCAGGCCCTCGCGCTGCCGCTGACGCTGGCCGGTCGCGATGTTGCCGGGCAGGCGCAAACCGGTACCGGCAAAACGATGGCGTTTTTAACGTCAACGTTTCATTATTTACTTTCTCACCCAGCGATTGCAGACCGCAAAGTTAACCAGCCGCGCGCGCTAATTATGGCCCCGACGCGAGAACTTGCGGTACAGATCCACGCAGACGCTGAACCCCTGGCGCATTCTACCGGACTGAAGCTTGGCCTGGCCTATGGCGGCGACGGCTACGATAAACAGCTGAAAGTACTGGAAAGCGGTGTGGATATCCTGATCGGTACCACCGGCCGTCTTATCGATTACGCCAAACAGAACCACATTAACCTCGGCGCAATCCAGGTTGTGGTGCTCGATGAAGCTGACCGCATGTACGATCTGGGCTTCATTAAAGACATTCGTTGGCTGTTCCGCCGCATGCCGCCGGCCAATCAGCGTCTGAACATGTTGTTCTCCGCTACCCTTTCTTATCGCGTACGCGAGCTGGCGTTCGAACAGATGAACAACGCCGAATATGTTGAAGTGGAACCGGAGCAGAAAACGGGTCACCGCATTAAAGAAGAGCTCTTCTATCCTTCCAATGAAGAGAAAATGCGTCTGCTGCAAACGCTGATTGAAGAAGAGTGGCCAGATCGCGCCATTATCTTTGCGAACACCAAACACCGTTGTGAAGACATCTGGGGCCATCTGGCTGCAGACGGTCACCGTGTTGGTCTGCTGACCGGCGACGTGGCGCAGAAAAAACGCCTGCGTATTCTGGAAGAGTTTACCCGTGGCGATCTTGATATTCTGGTCGCAACCGACGTAGCGGCTCGTGGTCTGCACATTCCGGCCGTGACGCACGTCTTTAACTACGATCTGCCAGACGACTGCGAAGACTACGTACACCGTATCGGTCGTACCGGTCGTGCGGGCGCAAGCGGTCACTCGATTAGCCTTGCGTGTGAAGAGTATGCGCTGAATCTCCCGGCCATTGAGACGTATATCGGTCACTCTATTCCGCAGAGCAAATACAATCCGGAAGCGCTGTTAAGTGAACTGCCGCCGCCTAAGCGTCTAACCCGCCCACGCTCCGGCAATGGTCCGCGTCGTTCAGGCGGCGCACCGCGTAATCGTCGTCGTTCAGGTTAA
- the ppiC gene encoding peptidylprolyl isomerase PpiC has product MKKTAAALHILVKEEKLAQEILAKLERGISFDHLAKRYSKCPSGRNGGDLGEFQQGAMVGPFDQAVFSCPLLKPYGPVKTKFGYHIIKVLYRR; this is encoded by the coding sequence ATGAAAAAGACCGCAGCAGCCCTGCATATTCTGGTAAAAGAAGAGAAACTGGCCCAGGAGATCCTGGCCAAGCTGGAGCGCGGCATCAGCTTTGATCATCTGGCGAAGCGTTACTCTAAATGCCCGTCCGGACGCAATGGCGGGGATCTTGGCGAGTTTCAACAAGGTGCGATGGTCGGCCCGTTCGATCAGGCGGTCTTTAGCTGCCCGCTTCTGAAGCCCTACGGCCCGGTAAAAACCAAATTTGGCTACCATATCATTAAGGTGCTTTATCGCCGCTGA
- the ppiC gene encoding peptidylprolyl isomerase PpiC → MAKTAAAVHILVKEEKLALDLLEQIKNGADFGKLAKKHSICPSGKRGGDLGEFRQGQMVPAFDKVVFSCPVLEPTGPLHTQFGYHIIKVLYRK, encoded by the coding sequence ATGGCAAAAACAGCAGCAGCAGTGCACATCCTCGTTAAAGAAGAGAAACTGGCTTTAGATCTTCTGGAGCAGATTAAAAACGGTGCCGACTTCGGCAAGCTGGCGAAGAAGCACTCTATCTGTCCGTCAGGCAAACGCGGCGGCGATCTGGGTGAGTTCCGCCAGGGTCAGATGGTTCCGGCGTTCGATAAAGTGGTGTTCTCCTGCCCGGTGCTGGAGCCAACCGGCCCGCTGCACACGCAGTTCGGGTATCACATTATTAAAGTACTGTATCGGAAATAA